The proteins below come from a single Panulirus ornatus isolate Po-2019 chromosome 15, ASM3632096v1, whole genome shotgun sequence genomic window:
- the LOC139753718 gene encoding zinc finger CCHC-type and RNA-binding motif-containing protein 1-like isoform X2, whose amino-acid sequence MMADTRSGPSRRHNLAPSRSTVYVSNLPFSLTNTDLYKIFEKFGKLVRVTILRDRKTRKSRGVAFMLYLTRDEAQACVRGTDGCKMFGRTLKASIARDNGRAAEFIRRREYPDKSRCYECGEGGHLSYSCPSNLLGDRDPPRKKSRKKKEKEEPLQYMKKAHKLYDSDDETVDDEMNFEDESLSAAIRYQ is encoded by the exons ATGATGGCAGATACACGAAGTGGTCCTAGCAGAAGACACAATCTTGCCCCAAGTCGCAGTACTGTTTATGTGTCCAATTTGCCCTTTAGTCTTACCAACACAGATCTGTACAAGATTTTTGAGAAGTTTGGCAAACTTGTAAG AGTAACAATTCTCCGTGACCGAAAGACTCGGAAAAGCCGCGGAGTAGCCTTTATGTTATATTTAACTCGGGATGAAGCTCAAGCTTGCGTGAGGGGCACAGATGGCTGCAAAATGTTTGGTCGTACTTTGAAGGCTAGCATTGCTCGGGACAATGGACGTGCAGCAGAGTTTATTAGAAGACGAGAATATCCTGATAAGTCTCG GTGTTATGAGTGTGGAGAAGGTGGGCATTTAAGCTACTCTTGCCCAAGCAATCTTCTTGGTGACAGAGATCCACCCAGGAAAAAAtccagaaagaaaaaggaaaaggaagagccTCTGCAATACATGAAGAAAGCACATAAACTGTATGATAGCGATGATGAGACAGTAGATGATGAAATGAATTTTGAAGATGAATCTCTCAGTGCAGCCATTAGATACCAG